The Bradyrhizobium betae genomic interval GGCACGTTCCTCATCACCAAGGCCGCTATACCGCACCTCATCGAATCGGGCTGTGGCGTCATCATCAACATGTCCTCGGCGGCGGGGCGCTTCGGCAACCCGAACCGCAGCCCTTATTCCACCGTGAAGTGGGGGTTGATCGGTTTCACGAAGACGCTTTCGATGGAGCTCGGCGCCCACAACATCAGGGCCAACGCGATCCTGCCGGGCGCCGTCGACGGTGACCGGATCCATAGGGTCTTCGAGGGACGGGCAAAGGCGAGCGGGAAGTCCGTCGAGGAGATCAAGGCCGAATCGATGTCCGATCAATCGCTGCCATATCTGGTCGATCCGAAGGATATCGCTGCGCTCGCCGTGTTTCTCGCTTCGGACGCCGCCAAGTCGATCTCAGGCCAGATCGTGCCGATCGACGGCGATATGCAGAGAAACTGAAAGGGTGCCGCACGGCGAGGACAGCGATCATGACCGAGAAGAGTCTGCGCGACCGGCTCATGGCCCTGGTGCCTGGTCTCCTACGAAAAACGGCCAGTCGACGGTTCGCCGTCCTTTTACCCCATGGGCACCAATCCAAAGGAGATTATCATGTGCACGCCCGACGGCTTCATGTCGGCGCGACTCTCCAAGCCGGGCCGCAAGCCGTTCGCCTCCGGCCACTGGATTGTCGCGACCGATGCCGAGTTCAAGGGCGAAGCCACCAGCTAAATCGCCTACACCGGCCCGTTCGACGTCGACGAGGCGAAGCAGCATCTTACGCACTCGATGTTCATCTCCCTGCTCCCGAACTGGATCGGTCCGACCCAGGCGCGCGACGTCCGGATCGACGGCGACCGCCTCTTCCTGGGCAGCGCCAGCCCGATCTCGTCGGCAGGCAAGACCGTCATGTCCTATCTGGAGTGGCGGCGAGCTGACGCATCCGCCATGACGCCAGGCAAATAATCCGCCGCTTAGTGGAGTTTCGAGGCAATGGGGCGTTCGACATGAAGATCCGGACGATCCTGCCGCCGAAAGGGCGCGACTATCGGCTCGACGTTCTGCGAGGTTTCGCGAACTGGGCGATCTATCTGGACCACATCCCGAACAACGCGGTCAATTGGCTCACGCAACGCAACTACGGCTTCAGCGATGCCGCCGACCTGTTCGTCTTCATCTCCGGATATACCGCCTCGTTCGTCTACGGGCGGATGATGCTCGATCGAGGCTTTACGATAGCGGGCACTCGTCTGATCAGGCGCGCATGGCAGATCTACGTGGCGCACATCATCCTTTTCGTGATGTACATCGCCGAGATCGGATATCTGGCGAAGCGCTATGCCGACCCCAATCTGCAGAACGAATTCAACGTCGCCGGCTTCATGGCGAACCCAGCGGAGACACTCTACCAGGGGCTGATACTGGCGTTCAAGCCCGTCAACATGGACGTACTTCCGCTGTACATCCTGCTGATGGTCGTGTTTCCGCCCGTCCTCTGGACCATGCTTCGACTGCCGAACCTGACGCTCGCGGCGTCCTTCCTACTGTATCTGGCTGCGCGGCATTTCGAGTGGAATCTAGCGGCCTTTCCGACGGGTTACTGGTATTTCAATCCCTTCTGCTGGCAATTCCTCTTCCTTTTCGGCGGATGGTTTGCGCTCGGAGGATCGATCGTAGCGAGGCCATTGATCCGGTCGCGCGCCATGTTGTGGCTTGGGCTCGCCTACCTGCTGTTCGCCTTCGTCATGACGATGGCGGAAAGGTTTCCGGAGATCGGTCGCGCGATGCCCGTCTGGCTGTTCGATGCGTTCAATCCGAACGACAAGACCAACCTGGCACCGTATCGCCTTCTGCACTTCATCGTCCTCGCCTTCTTCATCAACCGCTTCCTGCCACGTGACTGGCCCCCGCTCGAACGGCCGCTGTTTCAGCCGCTCGTCAAATGCGGCCAGCAATCGCTCGAGGTATTCTGTACCGGCGTGTTCCTAGCCGTCGGGGCGCACGTGGTTCTCGTCGAAGTATCCGACTCGATCTGGATGCAGATCGTGGTCAGCGTCGTCGGAATCGCGTTGATGACGGCCGTCGCGTACTACCGCTCCTGGTCGAAGGCCGCGGACAAGAAAAAAACGCCGCCCCCGGCTATGGCAAGGACGAACGGGTGAAATCGAACTTCAAGACTATCGCAAGCTACTGTTCAACATCGAAGGAGACGCCCATGAATACGACCAAACAGACTTCCTCCGATCCGGCGCTGCGCAATCTCGACGCTCTGCTTCCCGACCTGGCCGACCTCTACAAGGACGTTCATTCCCATCCGGAACTATCGATGCAGGAAACGCGCACGGCCGGAATCGCTGCGAAGCGGCTCACGGCGGCAGGCTTTGAAGTGACGTCGGGCGTCGGTAAGACCGGCGTGGTGGGCCTGCTTCGCAACGGCGACGGCCCGACCGTCATGCTCCGCGCTGACATGGACGCGCTGCCGGTTCAGGAGGCGACCGGTCTCCCGTACGCCAGCACGGCGACCGCTACCGACAGGGACGGCAACACGGTCCCCGTGTCCCACATGTGCGGCCACGACATGCATGTTACCTGGCTCGCCGGTGCAACGAAGCTGCTGGCGGAAGCGCGATCGTCCTGGCGCGGCACGCTGATGGCCGTGTTTCAGCCGGCGGAAGAGACCGGGGAAGGCGCGAAGGCGATGATCGACGACGGCCTGTTCAAGCGCTTCCCGAAACCGGACGTGATCCTCGGACAACACGTGATGGTGGGGCCGGCCGGCACGGTCGCCGGGCGCGCCGGTGCGATCACCTCGGCCGCGGACAGCCTGCAGATCAAGCTGTTCGGGCGGGGAGCCCACGGCTCGATGCCGCAGGCCAGCATCGACCCCGTCGTCATGGCGGCCTCGACCGTGCTGCGTCTGCAGACGATCGTCTCTCGTGAGGTGGCCGCGACCGAATCGGCCGTGCTGACCGTCGGCGTCCTCCAGGCCGGCACGAAGGAGAACGTCATCCCTGACGATGCCATCATCAAGCTCAACGTACGGACCTTCGATGCCGGAGTGCGCACGCGCGTGCTGGCGGCGATCGAACGGATCGTCAACGCCGAAGCGGCCGCATCGGGTGCGCCTCGGAAGCCAGAGATCACGACGATCGACCACTATCCGCTTAACGTGAACAATCAGGAGGCCACCCAACGCGTGGTGGAGGCGTTCCGCGGACACTTCGGCGCCGCGCGCGTCCGGCCTACCGGGCCCGCGCCCGCAAGCGAGGATTTCGGGTCTTTTGGTACGGAGTGGCACGTCCCGTCGGTCTTCTGGTTCGTCGGGGGCACCGATCCGGCCGTCTATGCGAAGGCGAGGGACGCGAACAAGCTCAACGAGCTCCCGGTGAACCATAGCCCGAAATTCGCGCCCGTACTCCATCCTACCCTGGAGACGGGCGTGGAATCCCTGGTCGTCGCGGCGCGAGCGTGGATGCCGGCGTAGGTCGGTTTAGGGGCCGTGGGGCGCGTCCTCGGCCCCTCGCGATAAGGAAGGTTGGAAAGTATGGAGAAGCTCTCGCTGGTGCTCGACCTGACGGGCACATTCGTCTTCGCTCTGAGCGGCGCGTTGGCGGGCGTCAAACGACGATTGGACATCTTCGGCGTCCTCGTCCTGTCCTTCGCGGCCGCGAATTCCGGAGGCATCACGCGCGATATCCTGATCGGGGCGGTCCCGCCGGCCGCGCTCGTCGACCTGCGGTATCTCGGCGTATCGCTGTTCGCCGGCCTCATCACGTTCTACTCCTCATCGCTCATCGCGCGGTTGTCGACCGCGATCTTGGTGTTCGATGCTGCGGGATTGGCGTTCTTCGCCGTCGCAGGCTCTTCAAAGGCGCTGGCCCACGGCCTGAACCCGGTGATGTCGGTCGTGCTCGGCATGGTGACCGGGATCGGTGGAGGTATGGTGCGGGACGTGCTTCTGGCCGAAATACCGACCGTTCTGCGCGCCGAGCTTTACGCCGTCGCTGCACTCGCCGCCGCCGGCGTAGTGGTGATCGGTCACCTGCTGCAGTTGCCGGTCACGCCGGTCGTCGTCGTGGCGTTGATGCTGTGCTTCGGACTTCGTGTGCTGGCGATCCGCTACAAGTGGCAGCTTCCCGTCGCGAAGTCGGAGATCGCGGAGGAGCCGCCGAAATTCCGGAAGTGACGCGTCGCAACCTCTTTGCCGAAAATCTGCGTTGAACCTCGACGGCCGATCACTTTCACAGATCGAAACGCAGCAGTGCGTCAGGTACGTCGTAGCCCCAAATCTGATACATGCGGGCGATGACGTCCGCCATCACTCCA includes:
- a CDS encoding OpgC domain-containing protein, with product MKIRTILPPKGRDYRLDVLRGFANWAIYLDHIPNNAVNWLTQRNYGFSDAADLFVFISGYTASFVYGRMMLDRGFTIAGTRLIRRAWQIYVAHIILFVMYIAEIGYLAKRYADPNLQNEFNVAGFMANPAETLYQGLILAFKPVNMDVLPLYILLMVVFPPVLWTMLRLPNLTLAASFLLYLAARHFEWNLAAFPTGYWYFNPFCWQFLFLFGGWFALGGSIVARPLIRSRAMLWLGLAYLLFAFVMTMAERFPEIGRAMPVWLFDAFNPNDKTNLAPYRLLHFIVLAFFINRFLPRDWPPLERPLFQPLVKCGQQSLEVFCTGVFLAVGAHVVLVEVSDSIWMQIVVSVVGIALMTAVAYYRSWSKAADKKKTPPPAMARTNG
- a CDS encoding trimeric intracellular cation channel family protein, which gives rise to MEKLSLVLDLTGTFVFALSGALAGVKRRLDIFGVLVLSFAAANSGGITRDILIGAVPPAALVDLRYLGVSLFAGLITFYSSSLIARLSTAILVFDAAGLAFFAVAGSSKALAHGLNPVMSVVLGMVTGIGGGMVRDVLLAEIPTVLRAELYAVAALAAAGVVVIGHLLQLPVTPVVVVALMLCFGLRVLAIRYKWQLPVAKSEIAEEPPKFRK
- a CDS encoding SDR family oxidoreductase; amino-acid sequence: MRRVLISAGAAGIGKEIAAAFLLAGDSVYTCDIDRAALDATARELPGLKTGVCDVGDRKQIEAMMKDAASQLGGGVDILVNNAGISGPTAPVQDVDPDQWEAVLKIDLTGTFLITKAAIPHLIESGCGVIINMSSAAGRFGNPNRSPYSTVKWGLIGFTKTLSMELGAHNIRANAILPGAVDGDRIHRVFEGRAKASGKSVEEIKAESMSDQSLPYLVDPKDIAALAVFLASDAAKSISGQIVPIDGDMQRN
- a CDS encoding M20 family metallopeptidase; translation: MNTTKQTSSDPALRNLDALLPDLADLYKDVHSHPELSMQETRTAGIAAKRLTAAGFEVTSGVGKTGVVGLLRNGDGPTVMLRADMDALPVQEATGLPYASTATATDRDGNTVPVSHMCGHDMHVTWLAGATKLLAEARSSWRGTLMAVFQPAEETGEGAKAMIDDGLFKRFPKPDVILGQHVMVGPAGTVAGRAGAITSAADSLQIKLFGRGAHGSMPQASIDPVVMAASTVLRLQTIVSREVAATESAVLTVGVLQAGTKENVIPDDAIIKLNVRTFDAGVRTRVLAAIERIVNAEAAASGAPRKPEITTIDHYPLNVNNQEATQRVVEAFRGHFGAARVRPTGPAPASEDFGSFGTEWHVPSVFWFVGGTDPAVYAKARDANKLNELPVNHSPKFAPVLHPTLETGVESLVVAARAWMPA